In a genomic window of Equus przewalskii isolate Varuska chromosome 4, EquPr2, whole genome shotgun sequence:
- the GCC1 gene encoding GRIP and coiled-coil domain-containing protein 1 encodes MEKFGMNFGGGPSKKDLLETIETQKKQLLQYQARLKDVVRAYKSLMKEKEALEASIKVLSVSHEADVGLGGVQPPGLTFPDSVDDRCSTHSEDSTGTATSLDTAASLTSTKGEFGVEDDRLVRGPPPPKSEEASGSESGVSSSSGDGPSGGGEVDKRLQQLKTQLATLTSSLATVTQEKSRMEASYLADKKKMKQDLEDASKKAEEERGRLEGELKGLQEQIAETKARLITQQHDRAQEQSNHALMLRELQKLLQEERTQRQDLELRLEETREALAGRAYAAGQMEGFELQTKQLSREVEELKGELQALREEKNRPDPRLQELQEEAASLKSHFQAQLQQEMRKTALVEDLLRQQSQVEEQRVAALENQISEVSELLGTYEKAKQKDQLAIQKLKERILQLDLENKTLALAASSRSPLDSHGEESSLDVNVLKDKMEKLKRLLQVAARKSQVTLDVEKLCDLEIMPSSEAADGEKASALYYQQELKQLKEEFERYKMRAQVVLKSKNTKDGNLAKELEEAQEQLAELKEKYISLRLSCEELERQHQQEAEDWKQELARLQHLHRQELERSQLDFRDRTLKLEEELHKQRDRALAVLAEKDLELEQLRSVALSSGLPGHRSPVGGGGPGDPADTSSSDSLTQALQLAAASEPTFFLYAEQLARKEVEITSLRKQKHRLEVEVHQLQDRLLEEGEQHREEVGALQSHIEKNIRDQSREGANLEYLKNIIYRFLTLPDTLGRQQTLTAILTILHFSPEEKQVIMRLPTSGSWWPSGKR; translated from the exons ATGGAGAAGTTTGGGATGAATTTCGGGGGCGGCCCGAGCAAGAAGGACCTGCTGGAGACCATTGAGACGCAGAAGAAGCAGCTCCTCCAGTACCAGGCACGTCTCAAGGATGTGGTCCGTGCCTATAAAAGcctaatgaaagagaaagaggcgCTAGAGGCCAGCATTAAAGTGCTGTCCGTATCCCACGAGGCGGATGTGGGCCTTGGAGGTGTCCAGCCTCCAGGCCTCACCTTTCCTGACTCTGTGGATGACCGATGCTCCACTCACAGCGAGGATAGCACTGGGACCGCCACCAGCTTGGACACTGCGGCCAGTCTCACCAGCACCAAGGGTGAGTTTGGGGTGGAAGATGACAGACTGGTCCGTGGACCACCACCTCCGAAGTCCGAAGAGGCCAGCGGGTCGGAGAGTGGGGTCAGCAGTAGCAGTGGGGATGGAccatctgggggtggggaggtggacaAACGGTTGCAGCAGCTGAAGACTCAGTTGGCTACTTTGACCAGCTCTTTGGCTACAGTCACCCAGGAGAAGTCTCGCATGGAAGCTTCTTACCTGGCTGACAAAAAGAAGATGAAACAGGATTTAGAGGATGCCAGtaaaaaggcagaggaggagaggggccgTCTGGAGGGAGAACTGAAAGGGCTACAGGAGCAGATAGCTGAAACCAAAGCGAGACTTATCACGCAACAGCACGATCGGGCCCAAGAGCAGAGTAACCATGCCTTGATGCTGCGGGAGCTCCAGAAACTGCTGCAAGAGGAGAGGACCCAGCGCCAGGACTTGGAGCTACGGTTGGAAGAGACCCGAGAAGCCCTGGCAGGGCGGGCATATGCAGCTGGTCAGATGGAAGGGTTTGAACTGCAGACCAAGCAGCTGAGCCGTGAGGTGGAGGAGCTGAAAGGTGAGCTGCAGGCTCTTCGGGAAGAGAAGAATCGGCCAGACCCTCGGCTGCAGGAGCTTCAGGAAGAGGCTGCCAGCCTTAAGAGCCATTTCCAGGCTCAGTTGCAGCAGGAAATGAGGAAG ACAGCCCTTGTGGAGGATCTACTCCGCCAGCAGTCTCAGGTGGAAGAGCAGAGGGTGGCAGCCCTAGAGAATCAAATATCTGAGGTGTCGGAACTGCTTGGCACATATGAGAAAGCCAAGCAGAAGGACCAGCTAGCCATCCAGAAGCTGAAGGAGCGCATTTTGCAGCTGGATCTTGAGAACAAGACACTGGCTCTCGCAGCCTCCAGCCGGTCCCCTCTGGACAGCCATGGAGAGGAGTCCAGTCTGGATGTCAATGTCCTAAAAGATAAGATGGAGAAGCTGAAGAGGCTGCTGCAGGTTGCAGCCAGGAAAAGCCAGGTGACCTTGGATGTAGAGAAGCTCTGTGACCTGGAGATAATGCCCAGCTCAGAGGCTGCTGATGGGGAGAAGGCTTCTGCGCTCTACTACCAACAGGAGCTGAAACAGCTGAAGGAAGAGTTTGAGAGGTACAAGATGAGGGCCCAGGTTGTCCTCAAGAGCAAGAACACCAAAGACGGTAACCTGGCTAAGGAGCTGGAGGAAGCCCAGGAACAGCTTGCAGAGCTGAAGGAGAAGTATATCTCCCTGCGGCTGTCCTGTGAGGAGCTTGAGCGCCAGCACCAGCAGGAGGCTGAGGACTGGAAGCAGGAGCTGGCCCGGCTGCAGCATCTCCACCGTCAGGAGCTAGAGCGGAGCCAGCTGGACTTCAGGGACCGCACGCTGAAATTGGAGGAGGAGCTGCACAAGCAGCGGGACCGTGCCCTGGCTGTGCTGGCCGAGAAGGACTTGGAGCTGGAGCAACTGCGTTCTGTAGCCTTGTCCTCCGGGCTGCCAGGACACAGAAGCCCTGTGGGTGGGGGGGGTCCTGGGGACCCGGCTGACACATCTTCTTCAGATAGCCTGACCCAAGCACTGCAACTAGCTGCGGCCAGCGAGCCTACTTTCTTCCTGTACGCCGAGCAGTTGGCCCGCAAGGAGGTGGAGATTACATCACTGAGGAAGCAGAAGCACAGGCTTGAGGTAGAGGTGCACCAGCTGCAGGATCggctgctggaggagggagagcagcatCGCGAGGAGGTTGGTGCCCTGCAGAGCCACATTGAAAAGAACATCAGGGACCAGAGTAGGGAGGGAGCCAACCTGGAGTACCTCAAAAACATCATCTACCGCTTCCTGACTTTGCCtgacaccctgggccgccagcagACACTCACAGCCATCCTGACTATCTTGCATTTCAGTCCAGAGGAGAAACAAGTGATAATGCGGCTTCCAACCAGTGGTAGCTGGTGGCCTTCTGGCAAGAGATGA
- the ARF5 gene encoding ADP-ribosylation factor 5 gives MGLTVSALFSRIFGKKQMRILMVGLDAAGKTTILYKLKLGEIVTTIPTIGFNVETVEYKNICFTVWDVGGQDKIRPLWRHYFQNTQGLIFVVDSNDRERVQESADELQKMLQEDELRDAVLLVFANKQDMPNAMPVSELTDKLGLQHLRSRTWYVQATCATQGTGLYDGLDWLSHELSKR, from the exons ATGGGCCTCACCGTGTCCGCGCTCTTTTCGCGGATCTTCGGCAAGAAGCAGATGCGGATCCTCATGG TTGGCTTGGATGCAGCTGGCAAGACCACAATCCTGTACAAACTGAAGTTGGGGGAGATTgtcaccaccatccccaccataG GCTTCAATGTGGAAACAGTGGAATACAAGAACATCTGTTTCACAGTCTGGGACGTGGGAGGCCAGGATAAGATTCGGCCTCTCTGGCGGCACTACTTCCAGAACACTCAG GGCCTCATCTTCGTGGTGGACAGTAATGACCGAGAGCGGGTGCAGGAATCTGCTGATGAGCTCCAGAAGATG CTGCAGGAGGACGAGCTGCGGGATGCGGTGCTGCTGGTGTTTGCCAACAAGCAGGACATGCCCAACGCCATGCCCGTGAGCGAGCTGACCGACAAGCTGGGGCTGCAGCACTTGCGCAGCCGCACG tGGTACGTCCAGGCCACCTGTGCCACCCAAGGCACAGGCCTGTACGATGGGCTGGACTGGCTGTCTCATGAGCTGTCGAAGCGCTAG
- the FSCN3 gene encoding fascin-3 isoform X1 — MDEVEWTRRRPKPEDLRVGLISWAGSYLTYETYKSTVAATAKGLGRRQTWEILVSNEHDTQALVRLRSLQGLYLLCEADGSLCYGRPRTSHHGCFLLRFHRNGKWTLQCIISGRYLESDGEDVFCNSRVLSAYHMWTPRPALHVHVILYSPVNHCYARADPGVGRVWVDAPVPCLKECGFLLHFQDGCYHLETSTHSFLSHLDRLVSQPSTQTAFHMQVRPGGLVALSDGEGGMLYPQGTRLLLGLGSSPHRGEEWFILQRCPTWVSLRSKAHKFLSVIYDVELCAASEHLTQMSLFQFECDKDSPNLQLRSANGCYLAQRRHKRVMADGQPLESDTFFRMHWNCGKIFLQSPNGRFLGIVANGLLMANSTVPGPNEEFGVLLANRPFIALRGRYGYVGTSSECDLMQCNMDQPDCIHLLPCRQGIYHFQAQGGSFWSITSFGTFRPWGKFALNFCIELQGSNLLTVLAPNGFYMRSDRSGTLLADSEDITKECIWEF; from the exons ATGGATGAGGTAGAGTGGACACGAAGACGACCCAAGCCTGAGGACCTAAGGGTTGGGCTCATCAGCTGGGCAGGGTCCTACCTCACTTATGAGACATATAAGAGTACAGTCGCTGCTACTGCAAAGGGTTTGGGCCGGAGACAG ACCTGGGAGATCCTGGTGAGCAATGAGCATGACACACAGGCTCTGGTACGACTAAGGAGCTTGCAGGGCCTCTACCTTCTGTGCGAGGCTGATGGCAGTCTGTGCTATGGCCGGCCAAGGACAAGCCACCACGGATGCTTCCTCCTCCGTTTCCACCGCAATGGCAAGTGGACCCTGCAGTGCATAATCAGTGGTCGTTATCTGGAGTCTGATGGTGAGGACGTGTTCTGCAACTCCCGAGTCCTCTCAGCTTACCACATGTGGACCCCCCGGCCAGCCCTCCATGTCCATGTGATCCTCTACAGCCCTGTCAACCACTGCTACGCCCGGGCTGACCCTGGTGTGGGCCGTGTCTGGGTGGATGCACCAGTTCCCTGCCTGAAGGAATGTGGCTTTCTGTTGCATTTCCAAGATGGATGCTACCACCTGGAGACCTCTACACACTCCTTCTTGTCCCACTTAGACCGGCTGGTCTCCCAACCCTCAACACAGACAGCTTTTCATATGCAAGTACGGCCTGGCGGACTCGTAGCACTGAGCGATGGAGAAGGAGGCATGTTGTATCCACAAGGCACACGTCTGCTCCTGGGCTTGGGCTCCAGTCCGCACAGGGGAGAGGAGTGGTTCATCCTACAGCGCTGCCCAACCTGGGTCAGCCTCAGGTCAAAGGCCCACAAGTTCCTCTCTGTCATCTATG ATGTTGAGTTGTGCGCTGCGTCTGAACACTTAACCCAGATGTCCTTGTTCCAGTTTGAATGTGACAAGGACAGCCCCAACTTGCAGCTTCGTTCAGCCAATGGCTGCTACCTAGCCCAG AGACGCCACAAGAGAGTGATGGCCGATGGGCAGCCACTGGAGTCTGACACCTTCTTCCGTATGCACTGGAATTGTGGCAAGATCTTCCTGCAGTCTCCCAATGGACGCTTCTTGGGTATAGTAGCCAATGGCCTGCTCATGGCCAATTCCACCGTTCCAG gCCCAAATGAGGAATTTGGGGTTCTGTTAGCCAACCGTCCCTTCATCGCATTGCGTGGTCGATATGGGTATGTGGGCACCTcgtcagaatgtgacctcatgcAGTGCAATATGGATCAACCTGACTGCATTCACCTGCTGCCCTGCCGCCAGGGCATCTACCACTTCCAGG CACAGGGCGGATCCTTCTGGTCAATAACATCCTTTGGCACCTTTCGCCCTTGGGGAAAGTTCGCCCTCAACTTCTGTATAGAGCTTCAGGGTAGCAACTTGCTCACGGTGCTGGCACCCAATGGCTTCTACATGCGATCTGACCGAAGCGGCACCCTGTTGGCAGACAGCGAAGACATTACCAAAGAGTGTATTTGGGAATTTTAG
- the FSCN3 gene encoding fascin-3 isoform X2 yields the protein MPTWEILVSNEHDTQALVRLRSLQGLYLLCEADGSLCYGRPRTSHHGCFLLRFHRNGKWTLQCIISGRYLESDGEDVFCNSRVLSAYHMWTPRPALHVHVILYSPVNHCYARADPGVGRVWVDAPVPCLKECGFLLHFQDGCYHLETSTHSFLSHLDRLVSQPSTQTAFHMQVRPGGLVALSDGEGGMLYPQGTRLLLGLGSSPHRGEEWFILQRCPTWVSLRSKAHKFLSVIYDVELCAASEHLTQMSLFQFECDKDSPNLQLRSANGCYLAQRRHKRVMADGQPLESDTFFRMHWNCGKIFLQSPNGRFLGIVANGLLMANSTVPGPNEEFGVLLANRPFIALRGRYGYVGTSSECDLMQCNMDQPDCIHLLPCRQGIYHFQAQGGSFWSITSFGTFRPWGKFALNFCIELQGSNLLTVLAPNGFYMRSDRSGTLLADSEDITKECIWEF from the exons ATGCCT ACCTGGGAGATCCTGGTGAGCAATGAGCATGACACACAGGCTCTGGTACGACTAAGGAGCTTGCAGGGCCTCTACCTTCTGTGCGAGGCTGATGGCAGTCTGTGCTATGGCCGGCCAAGGACAAGCCACCACGGATGCTTCCTCCTCCGTTTCCACCGCAATGGCAAGTGGACCCTGCAGTGCATAATCAGTGGTCGTTATCTGGAGTCTGATGGTGAGGACGTGTTCTGCAACTCCCGAGTCCTCTCAGCTTACCACATGTGGACCCCCCGGCCAGCCCTCCATGTCCATGTGATCCTCTACAGCCCTGTCAACCACTGCTACGCCCGGGCTGACCCTGGTGTGGGCCGTGTCTGGGTGGATGCACCAGTTCCCTGCCTGAAGGAATGTGGCTTTCTGTTGCATTTCCAAGATGGATGCTACCACCTGGAGACCTCTACACACTCCTTCTTGTCCCACTTAGACCGGCTGGTCTCCCAACCCTCAACACAGACAGCTTTTCATATGCAAGTACGGCCTGGCGGACTCGTAGCACTGAGCGATGGAGAAGGAGGCATGTTGTATCCACAAGGCACACGTCTGCTCCTGGGCTTGGGCTCCAGTCCGCACAGGGGAGAGGAGTGGTTCATCCTACAGCGCTGCCCAACCTGGGTCAGCCTCAGGTCAAAGGCCCACAAGTTCCTCTCTGTCATCTATG ATGTTGAGTTGTGCGCTGCGTCTGAACACTTAACCCAGATGTCCTTGTTCCAGTTTGAATGTGACAAGGACAGCCCCAACTTGCAGCTTCGTTCAGCCAATGGCTGCTACCTAGCCCAG AGACGCCACAAGAGAGTGATGGCCGATGGGCAGCCACTGGAGTCTGACACCTTCTTCCGTATGCACTGGAATTGTGGCAAGATCTTCCTGCAGTCTCCCAATGGACGCTTCTTGGGTATAGTAGCCAATGGCCTGCTCATGGCCAATTCCACCGTTCCAG gCCCAAATGAGGAATTTGGGGTTCTGTTAGCCAACCGTCCCTTCATCGCATTGCGTGGTCGATATGGGTATGTGGGCACCTcgtcagaatgtgacctcatgcAGTGCAATATGGATCAACCTGACTGCATTCACCTGCTGCCCTGCCGCCAGGGCATCTACCACTTCCAGG CACAGGGCGGATCCTTCTGGTCAATAACATCCTTTGGCACCTTTCGCCCTTGGGGAAAGTTCGCCCTCAACTTCTGTATAGAGCTTCAGGGTAGCAACTTGCTCACGGTGCTGGCACCCAATGGCTTCTACATGCGATCTGACCGAAGCGGCACCCTGTTGGCAGACAGCGAAGACATTACCAAAGAGTGTATTTGGGAATTTTAG